Proteins from a genomic interval of Acomys russatus chromosome 19, mAcoRus1.1, whole genome shotgun sequence:
- the LOC127203403 gene encoding spermatogenesis-associated protein 31-like, with amino-acid sequence MESPPSLLESTYSTWLTLSPAVWAMDIVLAFVGGLGLYLLLLPFLESHLWSPPPNVKFTRKPQMQKMTCQSRCRKKFRNHSRKNPKAWRECLKKLQKKEKDGLFLEKMNGPLHQLNSLGNMLNSSSAKDTTTLPSFWNLKEKPEQQMATQKLSYPKILGDPFQQKYNQLFWGLPTLHSESIVAAAWIPQTTSTLPSPFFLFNVISSVYPDQFPDKMSPIFSHTHPLSYLDLRSPPLILSSPQFQAPALNQVHLQPPLPALPPSSLPYTRDYGTPCFQSQSKPHYLPSDIQGRERPSLTKHLGSRLALPLMVQRPQEVCDIVAPNLSHDWEVSILPDNFPISSELREKLEQHIQKWLIQHQWDFPSKTQESLGVMQLQSTVTETHQAREKPGPSPPFMSSGEHSKDGHKVRFQLEREPGKNLGPILGMVSKDPVRGLEKLPGKTQGANLLENLENTLKAHLGTKSRQISGGLIPLSVRRSWLAMNEGFSTSDSNMTTRHSTPSKSSEKPTSSSSQKLAFLDPGTRQALEAHVVKLWVKHRWSLPLRILKPVNLFKLKRAESLPVAPCAHPSSTASVHWDSSAVEVARFLGKPSRTCLREMIIEDSSSSLGNFILVSSPSCKGNDKALRRLHSDVDHEPSKVLLTKPESRNLSETLTCNFVSTPSQSRTVSEKERETQEVLLLPRRTSVQTSRAYSLQAKVVSECPHNVETDSAGQPQIYSTAELLPEHSRSLLLPADTLASRVLGDIVVEGDNSPMQQKPNTPKHQVSKDQVNVLTSTYQGEDTKRWSKGKHEERHNFTRVKEKEDNFRSKYHQPLPNTTQVLPESPFQKLVSRFLRWIHPKKAIKGQEPPPPKGKPTEDPAQSQQRKMKKKPHTDSNVAEAQELMTAVGQVLEKKMMLQRKLCASKFNQNREAPPAPTSQFSCDHKPVSYSKQRRAPSHLGNSSCLSHSIQERHIRRQLSQKNVQFNKEPQTPQNPHLLYPNTPLKLVNHSQNRTIVPGISSHHLHCPKHCALQRSVCSQLKNSSLVFF; translated from the exons ATGGAgagtcctccctctctcctggagAGCACATACAGCACATGGCTGACCCTCAGCCCTGCTGTGTGGGCAATGGACATCGTCCTGGCCTTTGTGGGTGGACTGGGGCTCTACCTCCTGTTGCTCCCTTTCCTTGAGAGTCATCTATGGTCACCTCCACCAAATGTAAAATTCACCAGGAAG cCTCAGATGCAGAAGATGACCTGTCAGAGCCGGTGCAGGAAAAAGTTTAGGAATCATTCTAGGAAAAATCCCAAAG CTTGGAGAGAATGCCTGAAAAAgctacaaaaaaaagaaaaagatggattATTTCTGGAAAAAATGAACGGCCCACTACACCAATTGAACTCTTTAGGGAATATGCTTAACTCATCAAGTGCTAAAGACACCACTACCCTGCCATCCTTCTGGAACCTGAAAGAGAAACCAGAACAGCAGATGGCCACTCAGAAGCTATCATATCCCAAGATCTTGGGGGACCCTTTTCAACAGAAATACAATCAGCTTTTCTGGGGTCTCCCAACTCTCCACAGTGAGTCTATAGTGGCTGCAGCCTGGATCCCTCAGACGACTTctactctcccttccccctttttcttaTTCAATGTCATCTCAAGTGTTTATCCTGATCAATTTCCGGACAAAATGTCTCCAATATTCTCCCACACACATCCTCTGTCCTACCTAGACCTCCGATCTCCGCCCTTAATTTTGTCTTCACCTCAGTTCCAGGCCCCAGCTCTGAATCAAGTCCATCTTCAACCCCCTCTCCCAGCCCTaccaccctcttctctcccctacaCTAGAGATTATGGAACACCTTGTtttcagtcacaaagcaagccacaCTATCTACCTTCTGATAtacaaggcagagaaaggcccTCACTGACAAAACATCTAGGAAGTAGATTGGCTTTACCCTTGATGGTACAGAGACCTCAAGAAGTCTGTGACATTGTGGCCCCCAACCTTTCCCATGACTGGGAAGTCTCTATCCTCCCTGACAACTTTCCAATCAGTAGTGAGCTCCGCGAGAAACTGGAACAGCACATTCAAAAGTGGCTCATTCAACACCAATGGGATTTTCCCTCTAAGACCCAAGAGTCTCTGGGAGTGATGCAGCTTCAGAGCACAGTAACAGAAACTCACCAAGCCAGAGAGAAGCCTGGACCCTCACCACCCTTTATGTCCTCTGGTGAACACAGCAAGGATGGCCACAAGGTGAGATTCCAGCTAGAAAGGGAACCTGGCAAGAATCTGGGGCCGATTCTAGGGATGGTCTCAAAAGATCCAGTCAGAGGCTTGGAAAAACTTCCAGGAAAGACTCAAGGGGCAAACCTTTTGGA GAATCTAGAAAACACCTTGAAAGCTCATCTGGGCACAAAGTCAAGGCAAATCAGTGGCGGTCTGATCCCTCTGAGTGTGCGACGGTCCTGGCTGGCTATGAACGAGGGCTTTTCCACGTCTGACAGCAATATGACAACTAGACATTCAACACCCTCAAAGAGTTCAGAAAAGCCCACGAGCTCTTCTTCACAGAAGCTTGCCTTTCTTGATCCAGGAACTCGACAGGCCCTGGAGGCACATGTTGTAAAGCTGTGGGTAAAGCACAGGTGGAGCCTACCTCTTAGGATCCTTAAACCCGTAAACCTCTTTAAGTTGAAACGTGCTGAATCCTTGCCTGTTGCACCATGCGCCCACccctcttcaactgcttctgtaCATTGggacagctcagcagttgagGTGGCCAGATTCCTAGGAAAACCATCTCGGACATGCTTGAGAGAGATGATAATTGAAGATTCTTCTTCATCACTAGGGAATTTTATTCttgtctcctctccttcctgtaaGGGTAATGATAAGGCACTGAGAAGGCTTCATTCGGATGTTGACCACGAGCCTTCAAAAGTCCTACTAACCAAGCCAGAGAGCAGGAATCTTTCTGAAACTCTCACATGTAACTTCGTGAGCACACCCTCTCAGAGTCGGactgtctcagagaaagagagagagacccaagAAGTCCTTTTACTGCCTAGAAGGACGAGTGTCCAAACTTCGAGAGCATACAGCCTTCAGGCAAAAGTTGTTAGTGAGTGTCCACATAATGTGGAGACAGATTCAGCAGGCCAGCCACAAATCTATAGCACTGCTGAGctccttccagaacattctaggAGCCTGCTTCTTCCTGCAGACACTTTGGCTTCACGTGTATTAGGTGACATTGTGGTAGAAGGGGACAATAGCCCGATGCAGCAGAAACCTAATACTCCAAAGCATCAAGTTTCAAAGGACCAAGTCAATGTGTTGACCTCTACTTATCAAGGTGAGGACACTAAGAGATGGAGtaaaggaaaacatgaagaaagaCACAACTTCACCAGagtcaaagagaaagaagacaactTTAGAAGTAAATACCATCAGCCCCTTCCAAACACCACACAGGTTCTTCCAGAAAGCCCCTTCCAAAAACTTGTGAGCCGCTTTCTACGGTGGATTCAtcccaagaaagcaatcaaagggcaggaacctcctcccccaaaagGTAAGCCTACAGAAGACCCTGCCCAAAGccaacaaaggaaaatgaaaaagaaaccacacacgGACAGCAATGTTGCTGAGGCCCAGGAACTTATGACAGCTGTTGGACAGGTgttagagaagaaaatgatgcTGCAACGTAAACTCTGTGCTTCAAAGTTCAACCAGAACAGGGAAGCTCCTCCCGCCCCTACCTCTCAGTTTTCTTGTGACCACAAGCCAGTTTCCTACTCAAAGCAAAGGAGAGCACCCAGTCACCTGGGCAATTCCTCATGTCTGAGCCATTCTATACAGGAGAGGCACATCAGACGccaactgtctcagaaaaatgttCAATTTAATAAGGAACCACAGACCCCACAGAATCCCCATCTCTTGTACCCCAACACACCTTTGAAATTAGTGAATCACTCTCAGAATAGAACAATAGTGCCAGGCATCTCAAGTCACCATCTTCACTGTCCTAAGCACTGTGCTCTTCAGAGAAGTGTCTGCAGCCAACTAAAAAATTCCTCGCTAGTTTTTTTCTAG
- the LOC127202934 gene encoding putative serine protease 47, translated as MVGKVFGGQDTLAGQWPWQASLLYRGLHLCGAVLIDSHWLLSTAHCFRNKSQAPEDYQVLLGNAQLYQKTKHTQKMSVSHIINHPDFEKFHSFGSDIAMLQLRLPVNFTSYVVPACLPSKDTQLPNHTSCWITGWGMLSEDTKLLPPFSLQEGEVGIIENEFCNALYGQRPGQSRNYVHEEMLCAGGLSTGKSICHGDSGGPLICYHISAWVLVGLASWGLDCRHPIYPSVFTRVTYFTDWISQVKRLTPLPEPVSVPPHTEPQPRPLRAAGSPKPFSILTAAQIWFLLLFVPRSPQ; from the exons ATGGTTGGGAAGGTGTTTGGTGGCCAGGACACATTGGCTGGCCAGTGGCCATGGCAGGCCAGTCTGCTGTACCGGGGCTTGCATCTCTGTGGAGCTGTCCTCATCGACTCCCACTGGCTGCTTTCCACAGCCCACTGCTTTCGGAA CAAATCCCAGGCCCCAGAGGACTATCAGGTCCTGTTGGGGAATGCTCAGCTGTACCAGAAGACAAAGCACACCCAgaagatgtctgtgagccatATCATCAATCACCCAGACTTTGAGAAATTTCATTCCTTTGGGAGTGACATTGCAATGCTGCAGCTGCGTCTGCCCGTAAACTTCACATCTTACGTTGtacctgcctgcctcccatccAAAGACACACAGCTCCCCAACCACACGTCCTGTTGGATAACTGGTTGGGGAATGCTTTCTGAAGACA CAAAACTGTTACCACCATTCTCACTCCAGGAGGGTGAGGTGGGCATCATTGAGAATGAGTTCTGTAACGCCCTGTATGGGCAAAGACCAGGCCAAAGCAGGAACTATGTGCATGAGGAAATGTTGTGTGCGGGGGGCCTCTCTACTGGAAAGTCCATCTGTCAT GGTGATTCTGGGGGCCCCCTCATCTGCTACCACATCAGTGCATGGGTCCTGGTAGGACTGGCCAGCTGGGGCCTGGACTGCCGGCATCCCATTTACCCCAGCGTCTTCACCAGGGTCACCTACTTCACTGACTGGATCAGCCAAGTTAAGAGACTCACTCCACTTCCAGAACCTGTATCTGTACCTCCTCACACAGAACCTCAGCCCAGGCCTCTGAGGGCTGCTGGCTCCCCAAAGCCCTTCAGCATCCTCACAGCTGCACAAATCTGGTTCCTGCTGTTATTTGTCCCCAGATCCCCACAGTAG